AACAGTAATGCGAGCTGTTAGAAAACGAACGAAACATACAGTTCACCACCGGGGTCCTCCCAAAACAGAAGAAATAACGTTTCAGAGGCAGGCTCGCCATCCTTCCACAGGGAGCCGCCATCTTCTTTTGTGGCGTTCACAGTCGCCTGTCAAAAATAACCTACCTATCCAGAAGCTTCTCATAAAGAACTACGGAAAACACCCTTTTAATTTATTCCAGCAAAGTATGGGAAAACGTCTAAGCAATAATgtgtcatttgaaatgatgCTTTAAAAAATCGCGCACATAAAGTTTACAATGGGGATGGGAGCGTGAGTTTAGAAATATACGAGGATTTGAATTGGTTTGCGAATGCCACAAATTACACCCACAATTCTTTGCGGGGAGAGGACGAGTCCATTACACTCATTGAGGGGGAAAGGAATTATCAATTTGTTGTCTTAAGCCGCATATAATTGTCACAAAACGTTAAAACACATTATAAGatgtaataattatttaattttttacattttattacatttactGAAAAAGTATACTTTTAATTGTCTGATAACGATTCTGTTGCTATTTAATTCCCCCTACCAGTGTAACAACATGATTATGTACTACTACGACTGGTGTCTGGAAGTCGTCAATGTCACGTTCCGAGTGCTTTTACTGCTAATTTGTGTCAAATTCCAacccatttaaaatgtttaaattaaCTTGTTCACTCGTAAACTCTTTGGGTAGTGCTTGCCTACAATTGTCTGCCAAAGGAACCTCGTTGTAAGTGTTTTTTCATCCCGAGTGCTAACTCGCTAACCCTGTAAACATCGTAGACGCATACCTGCAGCCAGTACAATACAATAACATAAACCATACGTCATAGCAAATAGAAACAACTAGTTATTTACCTTAAGAAAAGATAACGTGTTTTGATGGGATGCATCATGTTGTTTTTAGAAGCAGTAGGACGCTCCATAGCGCCGCCGTCCGGCTCCAGGAGGCAGCACCACGCAAAAAAGACTCATCTGTAGCTTCCAGAGACTTTACGTAAGTTGTCGTCCATGGTTACTACTATGTCGGCATGTATATTATTAATTCCATCTTATTAATTTCTGGACTGGGTTTGAACACACAGCTACTTCCCTCCCCTGCCTGGCCAGGACAGTCCACTCAGCTGGGGTGGAAAGAAGTTTGAGGAGTTGCCCATCCTGCACATCAAAGCGACATATAATAAGTATGCTCATTTAATATAGGTCATTATTTTGGTAATTGGAGTGATAAATATTTTGAGGGTGgtaaaaagtttgagaaccactagCATACGGCATCACGGGAATTAATTAATACCTGttctttcaaatcaaatgtaaaCACGGCAGCTTTACATCATATATAATAACATGGAAAACACTCCACCCCCTCAGCACACACATCCAGCTGACAGACTGTGAGGGCAAGTCTTTGGTCAGAACTTCGTGTGGGACAGAAGGCTTCAAGAACATCAAGAAGTCCACCCCAGTCGCCGCACAGACCGCCGCCATCGCCGCTGCGGCCGTACGTATTTGTCATGAGCAacattatatttcatttttcaaggaatgaatgaatgaaatccTTCTCTTCCTCCGAGAAGAAAGCGACAGCTAAAGGGGTGACATTTGTTCGTGTCATCGTCAAAGGTCTCGGTCCAGGTCGCTTGGTGAGTTTTAACATTTGACATctgaataaatcaataaaaaagtaTGAAATGAAACTGACATAGCAAGCATTTAGATTGGCTGATGGCATTGTGACCAGgaatcatatttgtatgtCCTCCTTGTCTTTTGTTGCAGTCGGCCATCAAAGGCTTGGGCATGGGAGGGTTGGAGGTGGTCTCGATCACGGACAACACGCCCGTGCCACACAACGGCTGCCGACCACGCAAAGCCCGGAggatatgattaaaaaaaaaaaatgcctaactgtattttgtttcaaaatgtcttGGCCAGTGTGACAATTAAGCATCAAAACATGGACACGGCCGGTTGTCATGACGACTCAAGAAGCAGACGGCTTGAAAGCCAGAAGAACCTGcacttgactttttatttgaattatttacaTGACGCACTGttaccaaaacaacaacaaaatcatctttttggatgttcaaataaatatagCGCCGCGAGTTGAGCGTTTCTTTTTGATAGGTTCGTTAATGGCAGATAATTCTTGCAGTCAGGACGTGCAGCGAGAGACGCTTAATGATAAGATTGTCCTTCATTACCAGGATCAAGTCAACGACACAGTCAAGATTAAAACCAAATATGTGAAAAAGTACTTCTCATGAATATGAAGCGATATATGTCACAGGATATGATTAGATTGACAGCATGACAGGCGTAAATTGCACAGCAGAACGAGATTCCATCAGTCGACATCACATTGGATCAAATGGAAGAATAATACAAGAAAAAGTTGCCATTTTATGTGAAAGTCATGAGGGGGcatgaaaaaaacaccttGGAGTGTTTCGGGGAAAATAAATGAGGGATTAATACATTCAATGAGAATCATTGTAATCCCTCAGCAAGccaaagtatttaaaaaaaaaaaaagtttggactgTATGGTAAGACTTTTAAAAGTTACACTAAGACTGTGTACTAACCTTTTACCTGTCATGAGGCGTTCCCTTAATCTTCCATCTACTCagacttttttcaaatttattttcatttttatcccCAATTTTCACTAAAACGAAAGAATCTTTATCAGAAAATTACAACTTTCCTCTTGTAAAGGTAGTTTTACTCTTGTAAATTACAATTTCCACCTTAAAGAAATAGAACTCAACATTGCAATTTGTTTCTTGCGATAACCTTTTTTCTCCCATCAAGTGCAAATGTTGCATATGATTTTTTGTCATaacattgaacattttttcaaagttttatctctcaaaaaacattgttttaagATGACTTTCCCATTGATAAACAAGTTTCATACTTCACATGAcatttgttcaaaaaaaaaaattctgacaaCATTCCAACTCTATTCTTGCAATATAGTAGCATTTTCAAAAACGCTTTCTCGTAACATGAGTATGAATAATGTGGTTAAATAGTGCAAAGTGGATGACAATAGGAGGCAACAGCAGAGCTTTTGATTGTGGAGAACCAGCATGTTGTCTCCTACTATGGAGGAGCAGCACGTTCAAGTGGCCTCCACCAAGGCACTTTGGCTCCAGACCAATGaagaaaatggctgactttttttttttttttttcgccaaATATTGCACTTAAGTAAGCATGTTGAGTGATGTGTGATCATCACTCACCATGAAGGTTGCTCAGTTCCAGGTCCTCTTTGCGTCTCCGGTGCTGCTgagtaaagagagagctgaagGGGTAGAGCTTAGCCTTGGCCGGGTACCTCTGCCCGGCCACGTCCACCTCGTAGTCTCCTCGGTTGATGAAGTCCGGGGTGATGGCGGCGGGCAGGCCGTCAGGGCCGGGGGGCGGCGACACGAACCCGAGGCACACGTGTTTCTGCAGGGTGTAGCTGTAGGCGCTGCTGGTGGTGGCCCCCGCCAGTTGGCCGTTGCAGTAGATGGGCTCGCCCCACCAGGGCCACAGGTCCAGCTCCGTGTCGTGGTCGTCCAGGACCAACATGACGAAGCGGCGAAACACGCCGTCTTGACGCTGCTGCAGCAGTGCCGAGCGACCCACGAAGTCTGTGTCCTGAacgcaccacacacacattacctAACACTCCAGTTCTGATGAGAAACTGTTGTCTACCTTATCGAACTTGACGCGGAATTCCCGTCCACACTCCAGCGGCGTGGTGAAGGTGTCGAGGTCTTGTCCCCAGAAGGCAAAGAACTTCTCGATGCGCAGGCTGCGCAGCGCGTAGTAGCCGGCGTTGCAGATGCCGTACTTCTGACCCACCGACATCACCTCGTTGTACACGTGCAGGGCGTACTGTGTGGAAGAGGaaactgtcaaaatgaaatgttatcgTGTCAATAAAGTTACAAAGCAAAGCGTACCTCGATAGGGATGTAGAGCATGAAACCCGGCTCGCCCGTGTGGGTCATGCTCATCACTCGGATGCCGTTAGCGTAGCCTACGCTCATCTCCTGCAGACACGGAAACAAATATGAACGTTTCCTCGCGTTTGTAAAGAAAGTCAAACTCATCACTCACCTTCACTACATGAACCCACCTTACAGAACATGGAGGGAAAGTGGTCAGGCGTCATGGAAACGTACGACAGCTCCGCCAAGACATCCATGGCGCGAGGTCCGATCAGATTCAAAGCTGGGAGAGAAGATGTTTGGTCAGGTGAGTGCCGTGAGCGGATGCGCAGGCTTACTTACCTGTGTACTTCCAGCTGACGTCCTCAAGGTGAAGGTGCGGGTCGTTGGGCATGTGCTTCTTGATCCACGACCAACAGTGCACTTGCTGGTCTGTTGGTGAGATGATGAAGAAGCTGCAGAAGAGGCGACGATGGGAAGGTCATTATTTGCAGGATTTCTTCTCGTTATTCTTGTGGGCAATGGGATGAGGAGCAGTCCCAGAAGCAAAACGTTTAAGAGCCCTTGCCTGTTCTTGCTGATGCGCACGACGCTGCAGTCGTTCTCGTAGCCTCCTCGTTGGTTCAGCATGCCCGTGTGGACGATGTGACCCACTGGGACGTCCAGGTCATTGGCACACAGGTGCTGCAGCAGCTCCAGGGCCTCATCGCCCGAAGACTGTGGGACAGAGTCACTAATATGAACGAGACACACTGACAAACATCGAAACGTCCTAATCTACGGCAGACTTACAGCGAGTTCAAATTTGGTGAAGGACGACATGTCAATGACGCAGACGGCCTCCTTGCAGCACTTCACCTCCGCCCCGACAATGTCAAACCAGTCGGGCTTGTAGAAAGTCTTGCTCTGGTCCAGAGAGAGAAGATCTGCAgggacaaacaaaaatccaaagtTATTCATGGTATTCACCGCCCTTATCGATCCATCTGGACACGGTCAGAATTTTAGAAAGTCTTGCGTACCTTTGCCTTGTGGAACAAAGTATTTGGGTCTCTCAAAGCCGTGTTTCTCCATCCAGCGAGCTCCTTGCGTGTCCAGTCGGTCGTACAGCGGACTTGTCCTAAGCTGCCGGCCCGTCTGGAAGTCCCAGCGGGGAACTTTTAGTTCGTACAGCAGCGCTGGAGACACACATACCGCACACGCATCAGATCGGATATAGCTGCCCTGGTTGTTTTAAGAGGTGCGAAATGTCCGGGCGTCGATCACAAAATGGCGACTCACGCATGACCTCCATAACGCGGTGTCGGAGGAAGGTGCGACTGCTCTGCAGGTTGCCAAAACGGCTGATGTCCAGCGGCCATACGTTGGCGCTGGGGTAACCGTACGTCATCCACTCGGCCAGAAACCTaaacagagaagaaaaaaaagacacgtggacaaaagtattgggacatgAGGTGTTGAGAGGTGAATACATGAGTGTAtgattaaaacaatattttgacatcaacccacacccaaaaaaaaaaaagaatttaaagacgagtctctttttttttttttttttttttttaaatattactcACTTGCCAGCTCCTCCAGCAAAGGCCAGACCTGAGGAGTTCATACCGGCCAGCACGTAGTAGCCCGAGATGCCCGGCGTCTCGCCCATCAAACAACGCATGTCCGGGGTGAAGGACTCGGGGCAGTTGACCAGCTGTTGGATCTCAGCCGACTCCAGACCGGGCATTCTCCTCAGCAGCGCGTTGAGCATCGgctctgaaaagaaaagaagaaaactatCGGTTTGGCTCAAACTTTACGACCACCTCTCAAGCGTCACTACGCTCGGATTGCACGGCTGAGTTGCATTCAAGGTAACTGCGCCGAAGGAGTGTTGCTCACGCAAGTGTGGCAAAATGAACGCTGGCCTGAGTCCAATGCTGACCAAAGCAGCCTGTGCGCACCAGTAAACATATCTAATGGTGGAAAAACGTGCTCATAAACAAAAGGTAGTTAAACGCAacagcttcaaaacaaaaacttccTTCAGGGAAAACCACCTCAGGCCGGCTGGTTTAAAAATAGATCCCTTGCT
The window above is part of the Syngnathus acus chromosome 3, fSynAcu1.2, whole genome shotgun sequence genome. Proteins encoded here:
- the mrps11 gene encoding 28S ribosomal protein S11, mitochondrial, which produces MFKLTCSLVNSLGSACLQLSAKGTSLSSRTLHSAAVRLQEAAPRKKDSSVASRDFTYFPPLPGQDSPLSWGGKKFEELPILHIKATYNNTHIQLTDCEGKSLVRTSCGTEGFKNIKKSTPVAAQTAAIAAAAKATAKGVTFVRVIVKGLGPGRLSAIKGLGMGGLEVVSITDNTPVPHNGCRPRKARRI
- the pdpr gene encoding pyruvate dehydrogenase phosphatase regulatory subunit, mitochondrial; the protein is MCSCVRSSRALSPALLPRLLLPHTGNTLASRGLWTSTNCMQAGSGDASQPLPLPSQARVVICGGGIVGTSVAYHLAKLGWTDIVLLEQGRLGAGTTKLCAGIVSVAKPISIECKMADYSNALYRQLEEETGVKTGYIKTGSLCLAQNQDRLISLKRLASRLKVLGISCNIVKPKEVTKLHPLVNIHDLVGALHLPADAVVSPPDVNHALAVAAAGQGVQILERTTVQQVLVEKGQVMAVETDRGSIECEYFVNCAGQWAYELGQASETKVSVPLHGCEHFYLLTKPLHDDLPADTPVVLDMDGRIYARPWQGGLLSGGFEKNPKPIFTEGRNQLEIQSMQEDWDHFEPMLNALLRRMPGLESAEIQQLVNCPESFTPDMRCLMGETPGISGYYVLAGMNSSGLAFAGGAGKFLAEWMTYGYPSANVWPLDISRFGNLQSSRTFLRHRVMEVMPLLYELKVPRWDFQTGRQLRTSPLYDRLDTQGARWMEKHGFERPKYFVPQGKDLLSLDQSKTFYKPDWFDIVGAEVKCCKEAVCVIDMSSFTKFELASSGDEALELLQHLCANDLDVPVGHIVHTGMLNQRGGYENDCSVVRISKNSFFIISPTDQQVHCWSWIKKHMPNDPHLHLEDVSWKYTALNLIGPRAMDVLAELSYVSMTPDHFPSMFCKEMSVGYANGIRVMSMTHTGEPGFMLYIPIEYALHVYNEVMSVGQKYGICNAGYYALRSLRIEKFFAFWGQDLDTFTTPLECGREFRVKFDKDTDFVGRSALLQQRQDGVFRRFVMLVLDDHDTELDLWPWWGEPIYCNGQLAGATTSSAYSYTLQKHVCLGFVSPPPGPDGLPAAITPDFINRGDYEVDVAGQRYPAKAKLYPFSSLFTQQHRRRKEDLELSNLHGE